The following are encoded in a window of Halorarum salinum genomic DNA:
- a CDS encoding ABC transporter ATP-binding protein, with amino-acid sequence MSGDSNSGTASGTNAASATKTTGDASSTTGSTAESVETVGTREWPGADGTETPEGAGREPILELDGAGKRFGDETVVEDLSLSVREGEILTLLGPSGCGKTTTLRLVAGLEWLDAGEVRIGGDVVAGNGTFREPENRGVGVVFQEFALFPHLTAAENVGFGLQDRSDAERERRVTELLALVGLADQRDSHPDELSGGQQQRVALARSLAPEPDVLLLDEPFSNLDVDLRVRMREEVRSILKGAGVTAVSVTHDQEEAMSMSDRVAVMNDGRIEQVGRPERVFQHPESRFVAGFLGHASFLGGTVREGAVELGIGDVPADRIHGLAPEYGGSDVEVLVRPDDLRAEPVDGEGNGSGPPGHGAVAARRYLGPTVLYEVALDTGEHVTCMHNHDVRLERGRRVALSLVADHDLSWFPEGAETVVDG; translated from the coding sequence ATGTCAGGTGACTCCAACTCGGGAACCGCGTCCGGAACGAACGCCGCGAGCGCCACGAAAACCACGGGCGATGCGTCCTCCACGACGGGTTCGACCGCCGAGTCGGTCGAGACCGTCGGAACCCGGGAGTGGCCGGGGGCGGACGGGACGGAGACGCCGGAGGGCGCCGGGAGGGAACCGATCCTGGAACTCGACGGCGCCGGGAAGCGCTTCGGCGACGAGACGGTCGTGGAGGACCTCTCGCTGTCGGTCCGCGAGGGCGAGATCCTCACGCTGCTGGGGCCGTCGGGCTGCGGGAAGACGACGACGCTCCGGCTCGTCGCCGGGCTGGAGTGGCTCGACGCCGGCGAGGTCCGCATCGGGGGCGACGTCGTCGCCGGGAACGGCACCTTCAGGGAGCCGGAGAACCGGGGCGTCGGCGTCGTCTTCCAGGAGTTCGCCCTGTTCCCGCACCTCACCGCCGCGGAGAACGTCGGCTTCGGTCTGCAGGACCGCTCCGACGCCGAGCGGGAGCGCCGGGTGACCGAACTGCTGGCGCTCGTCGGGCTGGCCGACCAGCGAGACTCCCACCCCGACGAGCTGTCGGGCGGCCAGCAACAGCGCGTCGCGCTCGCCCGCTCGCTCGCCCCCGAACCGGACGTACTGCTGCTCGACGAGCCGTTCTCGAACCTGGACGTCGACCTCCGGGTTCGGATGCGCGAGGAGGTGCGCTCCATCCTCAAGGGGGCCGGCGTCACCGCCGTCTCGGTCACCCACGATCAGGAGGAGGCGATGTCGATGAGCGACCGGGTCGCCGTGATGAACGACGGCCGCATCGAGCAGGTCGGCCGGCCCGAACGGGTGTTCCAGCACCCGGAGTCCCGCTTCGTCGCCGGCTTCCTCGGACACGCGAGCTTCCTCGGGGGAACCGTCCGCGAGGGGGCCGTCGAACTGGGCATCGGCGACGTCCCGGCCGACCGCATCCACGGCCTCGCGCCCGAGTACGGCGGCTCCGACGTGGAGGTGCTCGTCCGCCCGGACGACCTCCGCGCCGAGCCGGTCGATGGGGAGGGGAACGGCTCCGGCCCGCCCGGCCACGGCGCCGTCGCGGCCCGCCGGTACCTCGGACCGACGGTGCTGTACGAGGTGGCGCTCGACACGGGCGAGCACGTCACCTGCATGCACAACCATGACGTCCGCCTCGAACGGGGGCGGCGCGTCGCGCTCTCGCTCGTGGCGGACCACGACCTCTCGTGGTTCCCCGAGGGGGCCGAGACGGTCGTCGACGGGTGA
- a CDS encoding ABC transporter permease, translated as MDTNADGRPVDAPGDEAGESQPSGESPPPGLSLASALVAAAVLLPLVWLVKLGVDVGFTEATSLLLRPRTLEVAANSAVLVVAVTAASVLVGVPLAYLTVRTDLPFGRFWTVAVSLPLVVPSYVGAFAFVTAFGPRGALARALGVELPRLHGLAGTVLVLTLYTYPYVYITARASLKSMDSTLVEAARTLRHTRFQAFRRVTAPHIRPAVAAGSLLVALYALSDFGTPAIMGFDAFTRVIFVEFNSFGRDLAALLSLQLVAITLLVLALESRVRGDERAGGGGRTTADVRLGRWRLPALAFCGALVVLALVVPLAVLGVWFVRGASGVGSTTLGFQWGYVVNSVGVATATALAAVVLALPVSYLAARHDGPLATLAERATYVGYAVPGVVIGLALVFLGTSYARPVYQTLYLLVFAYVVRFLPQAVGSLRASFVRVDPALPEAARTLGRTSTGAFREVTLPLVAPGLFGGMALVFLTTMKELDATLFLAPTGFDTLVTRIWSAYSQGYFGYAAAPALILLGVSALSMAVIVSREGYDVR; from the coding sequence ATGGACACGAACGCGGACGGACGGCCGGTCGACGCGCCCGGCGACGAGGCCGGGGAGTCGCAGCCATCGGGTGAGTCGCCCCCGCCGGGGCTCTCGCTCGCGTCCGCGCTCGTGGCCGCCGCCGTGCTGCTCCCGCTCGTCTGGCTGGTCAAACTGGGCGTCGACGTCGGCTTCACGGAGGCGACGTCGCTGCTCCTGCGGCCCCGGACGCTCGAGGTCGCCGCCAACAGTGCCGTCCTCGTCGTCGCCGTGACGGCCGCGTCCGTCCTCGTCGGGGTCCCGCTCGCGTACCTCACCGTCCGGACGGACCTCCCGTTCGGGCGCTTCTGGACGGTCGCCGTCTCGCTGCCGCTCGTCGTCCCGAGCTACGTCGGCGCGTTCGCGTTCGTCACGGCGTTCGGGCCGCGCGGGGCGCTCGCCCGCGCGCTCGGCGTCGAACTCCCCCGTCTGCACGGGCTCGCCGGCACCGTGCTCGTGTTGACCCTCTACACCTACCCCTACGTCTACATCACCGCGCGGGCGTCGCTGAAGTCGATGGACTCGACGCTCGTCGAGGCGGCCCGCACCCTCCGGCACACGCGCTTCCAGGCGTTCCGGCGCGTCACCGCGCCCCACATCAGGCCCGCGGTCGCCGCGGGGTCGCTGCTGGTCGCGCTGTACGCGCTCTCGGACTTCGGGACGCCGGCGATCATGGGGTTCGACGCGTTCACGCGGGTCATCTTCGTGGAGTTCAACTCGTTCGGGCGTGACCTCGCGGCGCTGCTCTCGCTCCAGCTGGTGGCGATCACGCTGCTCGTCCTCGCGCTCGAGTCGCGCGTCCGGGGCGACGAGCGCGCCGGCGGCGGCGGTCGCACGACCGCGGACGTGCGGCTCGGCCGGTGGCGGCTCCCAGCGCTCGCGTTCTGCGGGGCCCTCGTCGTCCTCGCGCTCGTCGTGCCGCTCGCGGTCCTCGGCGTCTGGTTCGTTCGAGGTGCGAGCGGCGTCGGAAGCACGACCCTGGGGTTCCAGTGGGGCTACGTGGTGAACTCGGTCGGCGTCGCGACCGCGACGGCGCTGGCCGCGGTCGTCCTCGCGCTCCCGGTGTCGTACCTCGCCGCCCGCCACGACGGGCCGCTCGCGACGCTCGCGGAGCGGGCGACGTACGTCGGCTACGCGGTTCCGGGGGTCGTCATCGGGCTCGCGCTGGTGTTCCTCGGAACCTCCTACGCCCGCCCAGTCTACCAGACGCTCTACCTGCTCGTGTTCGCCTACGTCGTGCGGTTCCTCCCGCAGGCCGTGGGCTCGCTCCGGGCGTCGTTCGTCCGCGTGGACCCGGCGCTCCCCGAGGCGGCCCGGACGCTCGGGCGGACCTCGACGGGGGCGTTCCGGGAGGTGACGCTCCCGCTGGTCGCGCCGGGGCTGTTCGGCGGGATGGCGCTGGTCTTTCTCACCACGATGAAGGAACTCGACGCGACGCTGTTTCTCGCGCCCACGGGCTTCGACACGCTCGTGACGCGCATCTGGTCGGCGTACAGCCAGGGCTACTTCGGCTACGCGGCGGCGCCCGCGCTCATCCTGCTCGGGGTCTCCGCGCTCTCGATGGCCGTCATCGTCTCACGAGAGGGGTACGATGTCAGGTGA
- a CDS encoding extracellular solute-binding protein produces the protein MNGDDAPRMGRRRALEAGVAAGVAGFAGCLGPLDGSDGPDRRARNVGQIGSGRSPFGDRELPEGTSMSEMPEMEGELTVYSGRGEALVGELVEFVDGLYDGLNVDVRYAGSSALVNQILTEGDGSTADVFYSVNAGSLGTLAEEGRTTPLPDDVLDLVRGEFRDPDGRWVGTSGRARTVPYNTEALSGDDVPTDIGAFPDTEAFRDDVGWAPTYGSFQAFVTAMRVLEGDGATREWLRGMLDLGVREYGDEFLVSQAVADGEISVGFANHYYIQRVLAGRGGDAPIATAFTEGDAGSVFNVAGAAVVDTAADAELAGNFVRHLLSAEAQDYFARETFEYPLVPDVDPVGRLPNIDELNPPGGIDLTELSDLEGTVDLMRDVGVL, from the coding sequence ATGAACGGGGACGACGCGCCGCGGATGGGGAGACGACGCGCGCTCGAGGCAGGCGTCGCGGCCGGCGTCGCGGGCTTCGCGGGCTGTCTCGGCCCGCTCGACGGGTCGGACGGGCCGGATCGGAGGGCACGGAACGTCGGCCAGATCGGCTCGGGCCGGTCGCCGTTCGGCGACCGCGAGCTCCCGGAGGGCACCTCCATGTCCGAGATGCCGGAGATGGAGGGCGAACTCACGGTGTACTCCGGGCGCGGCGAGGCGCTCGTGGGCGAACTCGTCGAGTTCGTCGACGGCCTGTACGACGGGCTGAACGTGGACGTGCGGTACGCGGGCTCGTCGGCCCTCGTCAACCAGATCCTCACCGAGGGGGACGGCAGCACGGCGGACGTGTTCTACTCGGTCAACGCCGGTTCGCTCGGCACGCTCGCCGAGGAGGGACGGACCACGCCGCTCCCCGACGACGTGCTCGACCTCGTCCGCGGGGAGTTCCGAGACCCCGACGGGCGCTGGGTCGGCACCTCCGGGCGCGCCCGGACGGTCCCGTACAACACCGAGGCCCTCTCCGGGGACGACGTCCCGACGGACATCGGAGCCTTCCCGGACACCGAGGCGTTCCGGGACGACGTCGGGTGGGCGCCGACGTACGGCTCCTTCCAGGCGTTCGTCACCGCGATGCGGGTGCTCGAGGGCGACGGCGCGACCCGCGAGTGGCTCCGGGGGATGCTCGACCTCGGCGTCCGGGAGTACGGCGACGAGTTCCTCGTCTCCCAGGCGGTCGCCGACGGGGAGATCTCGGTCGGCTTCGCGAACCACTACTACATCCAGCGCGTGCTCGCGGGTCGGGGCGGCGACGCGCCGATCGCGACGGCGTTCACCGAGGGGGACGCCGGGAGCGTCTTCAACGTCGCCGGCGCCGCCGTCGTCGACACGGCGGCCGACGCGGAGCTCGCGGGGAACTTCGTCCGACACCTGCTCTCGGCGGAGGCCCAGGACTACTTCGCCCGCGAGACGTTCGAGTACCCGCTCGTCCCCGACGTCGACCCCGTCGGGCGGCTGCCGAACATCGACGAGTTGAACCCGCCGGGGGGGATCGACCTGACGGAACTGTCGGACCTCGAGGGGACCGTCGATCTCATGCGGGACGTCGGCGTGCTCTGA
- a CDS encoding alpha-1 4-glucan-protein synthase, with product MDPNQDICLVVPTVREYECVRSYLENARRHGFDTDRLFVVLVAEDFCDVDGMREMLAEEGVDGAVFDGSGREEWLEARGVGEYGHLIPAASHAQTSFGLLYVWANDRFDYCVFVDDDTLPHGEDDFFGTHLRNLDREGPVETVRSDESWVNVLYASDADLYPRGYPYAAMDETVETSTEPVGDVVASQGLWTNVPDLDAVRILMDGDLEGQARTRTTPEDFPREFVAAEGQYLTVCSMNLAFRREVIPAFYQLPMDDNEWDVGRFDDIWSGVFLKRACDVLGKQIVNGRPLCEHNKAPRSTFDDLANEVAGLELNEHLWEIVDGVGGDADSYAEVFGAIADELAAGDWSEYENGAFLAHVGEYMRDWLDCLDALESTRTPVPADD from the coding sequence ATGGACCCGAACCAGGACATCTGCCTCGTCGTCCCGACCGTCCGCGAGTACGAGTGCGTCCGGTCGTATCTCGAGAACGCCCGTCGGCACGGGTTCGACACGGACCGGCTGTTCGTCGTGCTCGTCGCCGAGGACTTCTGTGACGTCGACGGCATGCGGGAGATGCTCGCCGAGGAGGGCGTCGACGGGGCCGTCTTCGACGGGAGCGGGCGCGAGGAGTGGCTGGAGGCCCGCGGCGTCGGCGAGTACGGCCACCTCATCCCTGCCGCGAGCCACGCCCAGACCTCCTTCGGCCTGCTGTACGTCTGGGCCAACGACCGGTTCGACTACTGCGTCTTCGTCGACGACGACACGCTCCCGCACGGGGAGGACGACTTCTTCGGCACCCACCTGCGGAACCTCGACCGCGAGGGGCCCGTCGAGACGGTCCGCTCGGACGAGTCCTGGGTGAACGTGCTGTACGCCAGCGACGCCGACCTCTACCCGCGCGGCTACCCGTACGCGGCGATGGACGAGACCGTCGAGACGAGCACCGAACCCGTCGGCGACGTGGTCGCCTCCCAGGGGCTCTGGACGAACGTCCCCGACCTCGACGCCGTCCGCATCCTCATGGACGGCGACCTGGAGGGCCAGGCCCGCACGCGGACGACCCCGGAGGACTTCCCGCGCGAGTTCGTCGCCGCGGAGGGTCAGTACCTCACCGTCTGCTCGATGAACCTCGCGTTCCGCCGCGAGGTGATCCCGGCGTTCTACCAGCTCCCGATGGACGACAACGAGTGGGACGTCGGCCGGTTCGACGACATCTGGTCGGGCGTGTTTCTCAAGCGGGCCTGCGACGTGCTCGGGAAGCAGATCGTCAACGGCCGGCCGCTGTGCGAGCACAACAAGGCGCCCCGGTCGACGTTCGACGACCTCGCGAACGAGGTGGCGGGGCTCGAACTCAACGAGCACCTCTGGGAGATCGTCGACGGCGTCGGCGGCGACGCCGACTCGTACGCCGAGGTGTTCGGGGCCATCGCCGACGAACTGGCGGCGGGCGACTGGAGCGAGTACGAGAACGGCGCGTTCCTCGCGCACGTCGGCGAGTACATGCGCGACTGGCTGGATTGTCTGGACGCCCTCGAATCGACCCGGACGCCGGTTCCCGCCGATGACTGA
- a CDS encoding DUF4397 domain-containing protein, with protein MPSDSRRSTRTAVGLLLVALLVTSVAAAGVALAASTAAAQTDGDGNATVRAVHASPGAPAIDVAIDGETVLEGVSYGTVSEYLNVSQGNHSVTVTLSDVGVVVYEDEIDVESGRTYTVAAAGEVTDDLAASVDPTVLVDDASEPADDEAAVRLVHLSPDAPAVDVTVQGTGDVVGENVTYGGASAYTTVPAGDYTLEVRRATASNDGEVLATFDVTVEGGTAYTGFAVGYVDEGNATADAPFDLLVATDRTADSGTGTSDD; from the coding sequence ATGCCATCGGACTCGCGCCGGAGCACGCGGACGGCCGTCGGACTCCTCCTCGTCGCCCTGCTGGTGACGAGCGTCGCCGCGGCCGGCGTCGCCCTCGCCGCCTCGACCGCGGCGGCCCAAACCGACGGGGACGGGAACGCGACCGTCCGCGCGGTCCACGCGTCGCCGGGCGCCCCCGCGATCGACGTCGCCATCGACGGCGAGACGGTGCTCGAGGGCGTCTCGTACGGCACGGTGAGCGAGTACCTGAACGTCTCGCAGGGGAACCACTCGGTCACGGTCACCCTCTCGGACGTCGGGGTGGTCGTGTACGAGGACGAGATCGACGTCGAGTCCGGACGCACCTACACCGTCGCCGCGGCCGGCGAGGTGACCGACGACCTCGCGGCGTCGGTCGACCCGACGGTCCTCGTCGACGACGCGAGCGAACCCGCCGACGACGAGGCGGCCGTCCGCCTCGTCCACCTCTCGCCCGACGCGCCGGCCGTCGACGTGACCGTCCAGGGGACGGGCGACGTCGTCGGCGAGAACGTCACCTACGGCGGGGCGAGCGCGTACACGACGGTGCCCGCGGGCGACTACACGCTCGAGGTCCGCCGGGCGACCGCCTCGAACGACGGCGAGGTCCTCGCCACGTTCGACGTCACGGTCGAGGGCGGCACCGCGTACACCGGCTTCGCGGTCGGCTACGTCGACGAGGGGAACGCCACCGCGGACGCGCCGTTCGACCTGCTGGTGGCGACCGACCGGACGGCCGACTCCGGGACCGGAACGTCCGACGACTGA
- a CDS encoding acyl-CoA dehydrogenase family protein: MRLIESALDDGHREVRDRADAFAEDVVVPRAAGIEASDEFPRDVIEEAGERGLLGLLLPEGYGEVTTDFLGYCLAVERIAAESGAVAETIQGHTFAALPIARFGTEAQREEHLPAMADGSAVGAMLLTEPDAGSAPSGLASIAEATDDGYRLSGEKSFGTNAGVADVHLVVARRRPESDDSHGVSVFLVPSVDDADGFEFERAEYMGMRGHVTGDSTLEGVHVPAGNLLGEVGQGFRIAMGTIDMARTGLGAIGVGIARAAFDEAVAYAGDREQGGSPVGEYQAVQVLVADMYRQFAGARHLVYSSAAEIAAEGGDTRASSLAKLAGSEAAEFVTRNAIQVHGGTGYRKGTPVERYYRDAKILSIIGGTSEIQRTTIAGETLDL, encoded by the coding sequence ATGCGACTCATCGAGTCAGCGCTGGACGACGGCCACCGCGAGGTCCGCGACCGGGCGGACGCGTTCGCCGAGGACGTCGTCGTGCCGCGCGCCGCCGGGATCGAGGCGTCCGACGAGTTCCCCCGCGACGTGATCGAGGAGGCCGGCGAGCGCGGACTGCTCGGACTCCTGCTCCCGGAGGGGTACGGCGAGGTCACGACCGACTTCCTCGGCTACTGTCTCGCCGTCGAACGGATCGCCGCCGAGAGCGGCGCGGTCGCGGAGACGATCCAGGGCCACACCTTCGCCGCGCTCCCGATCGCCCGGTTCGGGACGGAGGCCCAGCGCGAGGAGCACCTTCCCGCGATGGCCGACGGGTCCGCCGTCGGGGCGATGCTGCTCACCGAACCGGACGCGGGAAGCGCCCCGTCGGGACTCGCCTCGATCGCGGAGGCGACCGACGACGGCTACCGGCTCTCGGGCGAGAAGTCGTTCGGGACGAACGCCGGCGTCGCGGACGTCCACCTCGTCGTGGCTCGCAGACGCCCGGAATCGGACGACTCCCACGGGGTGAGCGTCTTCCTCGTCCCGTCCGTCGACGACGCGGACGGGTTCGAGTTCGAGCGCGCCGAGTACATGGGCATGCGCGGCCACGTGACGGGGGACTCGACGCTCGAGGGGGTGCACGTCCCCGCGGGGAACCTGCTCGGCGAGGTCGGGCAGGGGTTCCGCATCGCGATGGGGACGATCGACATGGCCCGGACCGGCCTCGGCGCCATCGGCGTCGGCATCGCCCGGGCCGCGTTCGACGAGGCGGTCGCGTACGCGGGCGACCGGGAGCAGGGCGGGAGCCCCGTCGGCGAGTACCAGGCCGTCCAGGTGCTCGTCGCCGACATGTACCGGCAGTTCGCGGGCGCGCGCCACCTCGTCTACTCGTCGGCCGCGGAGATCGCGGCCGAGGGGGGCGACACGCGGGCCTCCAGCCTCGCCAAGCTGGCCGGAAGCGAGGCCGCCGAGTTCGTCACCCGGAACGCGATCCAGGTCCACGGCGGGACGGGGTACCGGAAGGGAACGCCGGTCGAGCGGTACTACCGGGACGCGAAGATCCTGAGCATCATCGGGGGGACCTCCGAGATCCAGCGCACGACGATCGCCGGCGAGACGCTGGACCTGTAA
- a CDS encoding MBL fold metallo-hydrolase: MTVERIPVGTGSPEGTNSAYVVPERGLVVDPGPPGEDAWADLRAGLRDAGVEIGDVDHVVATHWHADHVGLTTRLADAAGATVHMHERDAPLLAEYGAARERRRRRDDAALESWGVPPDLIEEVRGADAPSPLPAETEVEAHADGDAVAGAAVLHAPGHTEGHLALSLGDHLFVGDAVLPTYTPNVGGSDTRAGNPLASFLDSLDRLERHGGRVHPGHGTTVDVPARFETIRDHHRTRSRRVFDRVTRVDRPTPWDVAVDLFGEMRGIHAKFGAGEAAAHLTYLAERGDLARVSEDPIRFEPRRSPDGTPTAFD, translated from the coding sequence ATGACGGTCGAGCGCATCCCCGTCGGGACGGGGAGCCCCGAGGGAACCAACAGCGCGTACGTCGTCCCCGAGCGGGGGCTCGTCGTCGACCCCGGGCCGCCGGGCGAGGACGCGTGGGCCGACCTCCGGGCCGGGCTACGGGACGCCGGCGTCGAAATCGGGGACGTCGACCACGTGGTCGCCACCCACTGGCACGCCGACCACGTCGGCCTGACGACGCGTCTCGCCGACGCGGCGGGCGCGACCGTCCACATGCACGAGCGCGACGCCCCGCTTCTCGCCGAGTACGGAGCGGCGCGGGAGCGTCGCCGGCGTCGCGACGACGCGGCCCTGGAGTCGTGGGGCGTCCCCCCGGACCTGATCGAGGAGGTGCGGGGCGCCGACGCGCCGTCGCCGCTCCCGGCCGAGACGGAGGTCGAGGCGCACGCCGACGGCGACGCGGTCGCGGGAGCGGCGGTCCTCCACGCGCCGGGCCACACCGAGGGACACCTCGCGCTGTCGCTCGGGGACCACCTGTTCGTCGGGGACGCGGTGCTGCCGACGTACACGCCGAACGTCGGGGGGAGCGACACCCGCGCGGGGAACCCGCTCGCCTCGTTCCTCGACTCGCTCGACCGCCTCGAGCGCCACGGGGGGAGGGTTCACCCGGGCCACGGGACGACCGTCGACGTCCCGGCGCGGTTCGAGACGATCCGCGACCACCACCGAACGCGCAGCCGTCGGGTGTTCGACCGCGTGACCCGCGTGGACCGCCCCACCCCGTGGGACGTCGCCGTCGACCTGTTCGGCGAGATGCGCGGGATACACGCGAAGTTCGGCGCGGGGGAGGCGGCCGCACACCTGACGTACCTGGCCGAACGCGGGGACCTCGCCAGGGTCTCCGAGGACCCGATCCGGTTCGAGCCCCGACGTTCCCCCGACGGGACTCCGACGGCGTTCGACTGA
- a CDS encoding enoyl-CoA hydratase/isomerase family protein, giving the protein MSFDTLEVDVTDGVATVRLRNPPVNAIDQPMRFELNDLLDRLREDDVRVIVFLGTDGVFSVGADVSLFEDAREWTTAEFRRNSRVLGDVFDGLEAMERPVVAAVEGTCVGGGLELALACDVRIAAPDATLGFPEHNIGLVPGLGGCSRLVHLVGPGKAKDLIFTGELIDGTEARDLRLVERVAGDPESAAAEYADGLLEQPPQALGLAKRVVDASRDADLRTAGLLESLAQSTLLETADHEEGVEAFREKRDPSFTGE; this is encoded by the coding sequence ATGTCCTTCGACACGCTCGAGGTCGACGTGACGGACGGCGTCGCGACCGTCCGCCTGCGGAACCCGCCGGTCAACGCCATCGACCAGCCGATGCGCTTCGAGTTGAACGACCTGCTCGACCGCCTCCGCGAGGACGACGTTCGCGTGATCGTCTTCCTCGGGACCGACGGGGTGTTCTCGGTCGGCGCGGACGTCTCGTTGTTCGAAGACGCCCGGGAGTGGACGACCGCCGAGTTCAGGCGCAACTCCCGCGTCCTCGGCGACGTCTTCGACGGACTGGAGGCGATGGAGAGACCCGTCGTCGCCGCCGTCGAGGGCACCTGCGTCGGCGGAGGGCTGGAGCTCGCGCTGGCCTGCGACGTTCGCATCGCGGCGCCCGACGCCACGCTCGGCTTCCCCGAGCACAACATCGGGCTGGTTCCCGGGCTCGGCGGCTGCTCGCGGCTCGTCCACCTCGTCGGCCCCGGGAAGGCGAAGGATCTGATATTCACCGGCGAGCTGATCGACGGCACGGAGGCCCGCGACCTCCGGCTGGTGGAGCGGGTCGCCGGGGACCCCGAGTCCGCGGCGGCCGAGTACGCGGACGGGTTGCTCGAGCAGCCCCCGCAGGCGCTCGGCCTCGCGAAGCGGGTCGTCGACGCCTCCCGGGACGCCGACCTCCGGACCGCCGGCCTCCTCGAGTCGCTGGCCCAGAGCACGCTGCTCGAGACCGCGGACCACGAGGAGGGGGTCGAGGCGTTCCGCGAGAAGCGCGACCCGTCGTTCACCGGGGAGTGA
- a CDS encoding NAD(P)-dependent alcohol dehydrogenase has product MEIEAAVVREEGGPFGIETVELEDPRAEEVLVRVVGAGVCHTDMIVRDQMYPTPLPAVLGHEGSGVVEAVGEDVTDVAPGDRVVLSFDYDGTCRDCRDGHPAYCESFFAHNFGGARPADETSPISQDGEAISGRFFGQSSFATHAVATERNVVPVDDDVPLELLGPLGCGIQTGAGGVINTLDPQAGSSIAVFGAGSVGLSAVMAADLKGCTEIVTVDLKPDRLAKAEELGATATVDPEDAGDVVETVRELTGGGPDYALETTGVPEVAEQAVASLARRGTLGVIGAPALGTEASYDVNDLILNGRTITGIVEGDADPQQFIPDLVELHRQGKFPFDELVTYYDFDEIERAVEDSESGDAIKPVLRMSDP; this is encoded by the coding sequence ATGGAGATCGAGGCTGCCGTCGTCAGGGAGGAGGGAGGTCCGTTCGGGATCGAGACCGTCGAACTGGAGGACCCGCGAGCGGAGGAGGTGTTGGTACGAGTGGTCGGCGCGGGCGTCTGTCACACCGACATGATCGTCCGCGACCAGATGTACCCGACGCCGCTGCCGGCGGTACTGGGCCACGAGGGGTCGGGCGTAGTCGAGGCGGTCGGCGAGGACGTCACGGACGTCGCGCCGGGCGATCGGGTCGTGTTGAGCTTCGACTACGACGGGACGTGTCGCGACTGCCGGGACGGCCACCCGGCGTACTGCGAGTCGTTCTTCGCGCACAACTTCGGCGGGGCGCGGCCCGCCGACGAGACCTCGCCCATCTCGCAGGACGGCGAGGCGATCAGCGGACGGTTCTTCGGCCAGTCGTCGTTCGCCACCCACGCCGTCGCCACCGAGCGCAACGTCGTCCCCGTCGACGACGACGTCCCGCTCGAACTCCTCGGGCCGCTGGGCTGCGGGATCCAGACCGGCGCCGGGGGCGTCATCAACACGCTGGACCCCCAGGCCGGGTCGTCGATCGCCGTCTTCGGGGCCGGCTCCGTCGGCCTCTCGGCGGTGATGGCCGCGGACCTGAAGGGGTGTACCGAGATCGTCACCGTCGACCTGAAGCCCGACCGGCTGGCGAAAGCCGAGGAGCTGGGCGCGACCGCGACGGTCGACCCGGAGGACGCGGGGGATGTCGTCGAGACGGTCCGCGAACTGACCGGCGGCGGCCCGGACTACGCCCTAGAGACGACCGGCGTCCCCGAGGTGGCCGAGCAGGCGGTCGCGTCGCTCGCCCGGCGGGGGACGCTCGGCGTCATCGGCGCGCCGGCGCTGGGGACCGAGGCCAGCTACGACGTCAACGACCTCATCCTCAACGGCCGGACGATCACCGGCATCGTCGAGGGCGACGCCGACCCCCAGCAGTTCATCCCGGACCTCGTCGAACTCCACCGCCAAGGGAAGTTCCCGTTCGACGAACTCGTCACCTACTACGACTTCGACGAGATCGAACGGGCGGTTGAGGACTCCGAGAGCGGCGACGCGATCAAGCCCGTCCTGCGGATGAGCGACCCCTGA
- a CDS encoding MaoC family dehydratase — MTRTFEDIEVGAVHDVGSFEATEAEIGSFAERFDPQPIHVDPASAAESMYDGLIASGWYTASASMRLLVDGFFSDTVSMGSFGVEELRWRTPVRPGDVVSVELEVLDKTESSSREDRGYVENEVRGHNEDGEEVVYWRATNIIGRRE; from the coding sequence ATGACACGAACCTTCGAGGACATCGAGGTCGGCGCGGTCCACGACGTGGGGAGCTTCGAGGCGACCGAGGCGGAGATCGGGTCGTTCGCGGAGCGGTTCGACCCCCAGCCCATCCACGTCGACCCGGCGTCGGCCGCCGAGTCGATGTACGACGGGCTCATCGCCAGCGGCTGGTACACCGCGAGCGCCAGCATGCGGCTGCTCGTCGACGGGTTCTTCAGCGACACGGTCAGCATGGGATCGTTCGGCGTCGAGGAGCTCAGGTGGCGGACGCCCGTCCGCCCGGGCGACGTCGTGAGCGTCGAACTGGAGGTCCTCGACAAGACGGAGTCGAGCAGCCGCGAGGACCGCGGCTACGTCGAGAACGAGGTGCGGGGACACAACGAGGACGGCGAGGAGGTCGTCTACTGGCGCGCGACCAACATCATCGGCCGGCGGGAGTAG